From Solwaraspora sp. WMMD1047, the proteins below share one genomic window:
- a CDS encoding ribonuclease D, with amino-acid sequence MTDEPPLHRRAAQRRAGDEPHSLPASAPVPETVGPDPMTDGPVPLIAPRDGTPAPVETPDGLAEVVARFAAGSGPVAVDAERASGYRYSQRAYLVQLRREGAGTALVDPLPLGDLRTLDEAIADAEWVLHAASQDLACLADLGLHPRRLFDTELAARLAGFERVGLAALTEQLLGYTLEKHHSAADWSSRPLPESWLTYAALDVEMLTDLRDALAAELVRQGKEKWAAEEFAALVAWGTQQPRQRPDPWRRTSGIHRIRGARAQARVRSMWYARDQIAARRDSAPGRVLPDAAIIAAAELDPKDERTLLTLPGFGGRSVRRLARTWLDALAEARHLPDDELPVAPTIDGPPPPHRWAERDPVAAARLARCREVVTRLAAANTLPPENLITPDSVRRIAWVPPEEITADTVAETLRGYGARAWQVGLIGEELTVALREPA; translated from the coding sequence GTGACCGACGAACCACCCCTGCACCGTCGGGCCGCGCAACGTCGGGCAGGGGACGAGCCGCACAGCCTGCCGGCGTCCGCGCCGGTACCCGAGACCGTGGGGCCCGACCCGATGACCGACGGGCCGGTACCGCTCATCGCGCCCCGCGACGGGACTCCCGCGCCGGTGGAGACGCCGGACGGCCTGGCCGAGGTCGTCGCCCGCTTCGCGGCCGGCTCCGGACCGGTGGCCGTGGACGCCGAACGGGCCTCCGGCTACCGCTACAGCCAGCGCGCGTACCTGGTCCAGCTGCGTCGCGAGGGCGCCGGTACGGCCCTGGTCGACCCGCTGCCGCTGGGTGACCTGCGCACCCTGGACGAGGCGATCGCCGACGCCGAGTGGGTGCTGCACGCCGCCAGCCAGGACCTGGCCTGCCTGGCCGACCTCGGGCTACACCCGCGCCGGCTCTTCGACACCGAGCTCGCCGCCCGGCTGGCCGGGTTCGAACGGGTCGGACTGGCCGCGCTGACCGAGCAGCTGCTCGGCTACACGCTGGAGAAGCACCACTCGGCGGCCGACTGGTCCAGCCGCCCGCTGCCCGAGTCGTGGCTCACCTACGCCGCGCTGGACGTCGAGATGCTCACCGATCTGCGCGACGCGCTCGCGGCCGAGCTGGTCCGACAGGGTAAGGAGAAGTGGGCGGCCGAGGAGTTCGCCGCGCTGGTGGCATGGGGCACCCAGCAGCCCCGGCAGCGGCCCGACCCGTGGCGGCGTACCTCCGGCATCCACCGCATCCGGGGGGCGCGGGCGCAGGCCCGGGTCCGCTCGATGTGGTACGCCCGCGACCAGATCGCGGCCCGCCGGGACTCGGCCCCGGGCCGGGTACTGCCGGACGCGGCGATCATCGCCGCCGCCGAGCTGGACCCGAAGGACGAGCGGACCCTGCTGACGCTGCCCGGCTTCGGCGGCCGGTCGGTGCGCCGGCTGGCCCGGACCTGGCTGGACGCGCTCGCCGAGGCGCGGCACCTACCCGACGACGAGCTGCCGGTGGCGCCGACCATCGACGGTCCTCCCCCACCGCACCGGTGGGCGGAGCGGGACCCGGTGGCGGCGGCCCGGCTGGCCCGCTGCCGGGAGGTGGTGACCCGGCTCGCGGCGGCCAACACGCTGCCGCCGGAGAACCTGATAACCCCGGATTCGGTACGCCGGATCGCCTGGGTCCCGCCGGAGGAGATCACCGCGGACACCGTGGCCGAGACGCTGCGCGGCTACGGCGCCCGGGCCTGGCAGGTGGGCCTGATCGGCGAGGAGCTGACCGTCGCCCTCCGTGAGCCCGCCTGA
- the galE gene encoding UDP-glucose 4-epimerase GalE — MKVLVAGGAGFIGSTIASACLDDGLEPVVLDNLCTGRAEFARDRIFYRGDIADGPLVDRIFAEHPEIGAVVHAAALIVVPESVAEPLRYYRENVAKSIDFIDHVVRNGCQRYLFSSSAAIYRPGDDFSVDENSPIEPASPYARTKAMMEEILADCAAATPLRALSLRYFNPVGADPQMRTGLQIRRPTHVLGKLITAAENGEEFLLTGVDWPTRDGSGIRDYIHVWDLAQAHVRALRRFDEVLPPDGDRSYQAINLGTGEGTTVREFVDAFRRVADRPLRVRETAARPGDNAGSFTRSARSRELLDWKPELTVEEGIRHSLRWSELRDSVLTD; from the coding sequence GTGAAGGTTCTGGTCGCGGGTGGCGCGGGCTTCATCGGGAGCACGATCGCCTCCGCCTGCCTGGACGACGGACTCGAACCGGTGGTGCTGGACAACCTCTGCACCGGCCGGGCGGAGTTCGCCCGGGACCGGATCTTCTACCGGGGCGACATCGCCGACGGGCCGCTCGTCGACCGGATCTTCGCCGAGCACCCCGAGATCGGGGCGGTGGTGCACGCCGCCGCGCTGATCGTGGTGCCCGAGTCGGTGGCCGAGCCGCTGCGCTACTACCGGGAGAACGTGGCCAAGTCGATCGACTTCATCGACCACGTGGTCCGCAACGGCTGCCAGCGCTATCTCTTCAGCTCCTCGGCGGCGATCTACCGGCCCGGCGACGACTTCTCCGTCGACGAGAACTCCCCGATCGAGCCGGCCAGCCCGTACGCCCGCACCAAGGCGATGATGGAGGAGATCCTCGCCGACTGCGCCGCCGCCACGCCGCTGCGGGCGCTGTCGCTGCGCTATTTCAACCCGGTCGGCGCCGACCCGCAGATGCGTACCGGGCTGCAGATCCGCCGCCCCACCCACGTGCTCGGCAAGCTGATCACCGCCGCCGAGAACGGCGAGGAGTTCCTGCTCACCGGCGTCGACTGGCCGACCCGCGACGGGTCCGGCATCCGCGACTACATCCACGTCTGGGACCTGGCCCAGGCGCACGTCCGGGCGCTGCGCCGCTTCGACGAGGTGCTGCCGCCCGACGGCGACCGTTCCTACCAGGCGATCAACCTGGGCACCGGGGAGGGCACCACGGTCCGGGAGTTCGTCGACGCGTTCCGGCGGGTCGCCGACCGGCCCCTGCGGGTCCGCGAGACCGCCGCCCGACCCGGCGACAACGCCGGCTCCTTCACCCGCAGCGCCCGCTCCCGCGAACTGCTCGACTGGAAGCCGGAGCTGACCGTCGAGGAGGGCATCCGGCACTCGCTGCGCTGGTCGGAACTGCGCGACTCCGTCCTCACCGACTGA